The following DNA comes from Cryptococcus deuterogattii R265 chromosome 2, complete sequence.
GGACTGTAGTGTGCAATGTCTCGTCAGTAAAGCTTCCGTATGCAAAGTTCATCGCACCAACCTTTCTCCTACCACGGGCCATCTCGAACTTCCTGCCCTTGCTGGCAACGTAAGGCTTACCACCCTTAAGGGGACCACCAAAGTGCTGAACAGCCTCACGGACGTTCCTCTTACCCCTGAGAAGGACAGTGTTGGAACCAGTAGGGGCACGGAGAGCAAGCTGGTCAAGAGTGAGGGCCTCACCACCAGCGGCAGTGATGCGCTCTCGGGCAGCGGTAGAGAATCGAAGAGCGGCGATAGAGAGCTTGGGAACCTCGGGGAGACGCTCGTCGTCGAGGATGGTGCcaacgacgacgacggtCTTGGAGTTGTCGGGGTTAGAGTTCTTGGTCTCCTTGACGATTcgagagagagaaatgGGGGGTCGGTTGATCTGTTCAGAATAACGACTCAGCCTTCATTCATCCCAACAATCCGCCAATAACAACCCACCTTGCTCATAAACAACCTCTTGAGGATAACTCGGTTGAACTTGGAGTCAGTCCTCCTAGCCAAGAATCGGTAGAGCTTGACAAGCAAGAGGAGGTAGGGGTCCTCAGACTTGGGGGCAGATCGGTTGCCCTTCTTGACGTGGTGGCGGCGGATGTCGATACCCATCTGTGAAGACGATGTCGAAGATAGAAATTGGTGCGATAAAGGTATGTCGAAAAATTGAATAGTTGATGGATTGCGTGAAACGAAAACGTCAGCGAACTATCCTCCATCGCCCTCTATATCTTCCACATATCCGCACAGTCGCCACATATAGCCCTATCCTGCGCCTTCTACATTCCAGCACCTCCGCGACTTCCTCTTTAGGCTCTGCTTCATTGCGGCCTCCACCAACCCAATCCGTCTGGGCTTCCTTATCTTGCTCCCtatccctccttctgctcaATCGAAAGGTTGCCTGATTGCTTCTGGGATAATGTCCATTATGCGTCGTGAAATATTACTCACTTTGTTAGTTTTTGATGGAACCTACCAGTCgatgggtgaagaagagaaggtcTCGAGCAAATGTCTGCCAGTGTCCCAGCGGTCGATCCAGCGAAATGCATCGGCAAAATGCGGCGAAATGGAGGTGCAGCTCTGCCCGTGGAGACAGAAATGCATTGTGGCGCGTTTCGGGCTTTACAATTTTTTCTATCGCCGATATACACGCTGTAACGGAAGTATCCGACAAGTAGCGGGTGGCGGCGGGACGATAATAGCCGCGACTGACTTGCGGGGTTTTGTGGTTCATTATGCGTGCATTGCTCCCCCCTCCTTTCTATCTGTTGTTTCGTTCATTGATCAGACATCACCATCCAACATTTGACAAAACTATGACTATCACCATTTCATTCAACCTGTCATACATAGGCAGAATGCCAATACTTGCAGATCATATGCTTTGGTACTGGCAGGTCATTAGCTTTGCCATTACTCaatcccattccttcccaCTTCATCTAAACCCATTAGTTTGCAGACTGTAGATTGTCAGGTCAACCTCCCGCTAATCCAATATGCTCATCCCAGTATACATAGCAGTGTTACCTTTAATATATACGCCAATTCTTGCCCAAACGCAAACatcaacctccacccaaatcccttcttcaaggtaCAGTCACCATTActgatcttctttccgctCGTATCTGATTGATTTGCAGCAGATGGGGGCACGTCTGTAACtatctcccctctcctcctaCTCTGGTTATCCATGGTGGAAAGACAGATCCCGATTCTGTCTATTCGTACTCTTCTGCACCTAATGTCGGATCCACCCTCTTCCTAGCCCTTAATTCCACATTTTTTGCCAATTCTGCTCCGTTCATTGAGGTAAAATCACCCCCAGGTCCAGCTCTGGTGTGGCATACGATATCTCCGTTTGCCCATTTGGATGGAACCTGGCAAACACTGTCCTTTGGTGGTGATAGCGGCATCAGCAGTCAATCCAGCCGAACTTCAAACAACTCTGTATGGCTGGATACCTTTGATTTGCAAAATTATTCTAGCCTGCAATATGTAAACCAGCCAGAGAACTGGGGTTCGCAACCTTCCAATAGGATCTATCACTCGGCAGTGACCGGCATAGATGGCGAGGTTTATATAACGGGCGGACTCAAGAATGATGGGTCCAATACAGCTTTTGCTGATGTTTATTTATTTGACTCAGGTCAAAGCCATTTCGCCCCCCTCCCGAGTCTTCCGGACTGCCTCTATCATCACACATCAATTATGCTGGGTAATAATTCAATCTTAGTGTTGAGTGGTGCATTTATCTCACAAATCACCTCAAATGTCGAAGTTTTCCCGTACACTAAACTTCACCGTCTCGACTTGTCTCGATCAAATTTTGCCTCCGACTGGATTGAAGTTACTATAGGAGGAGATGCACCGCAGGGGCGTCGCGGCGCTACCGCCACGCTTAGTCATAATGGGGATAAGGTTATGTTGCTTGGTGGGGCTAGTTCCGACCTCCAAACAGTATACGATGAGATCTGGATGTTGGACCTCAATACATTAACTTGGGAGAAGATAGTGGCGGATGGCCCAGGTAGGTCAGTAAATAATATTACCCAGGGTTCTATTGACAAATGAAGGCCCTGGTGCAAGGTTTGACCACTCCGCAATTGCGATAAGCGATAATCAAATGGTAATCTTTGGTGGTAGGTCTGAATCGATTCGCAGTTTGCATGCAATTCTAACAGGTTGAAACAGGCTATACGGAGACAGGCCCAGCAGATGGGGGAGTGTACATATACAACACCGTTTTGAACTCTTGGGTCACCAATTTCGCCGTGTCAGCTGGCTTTGATTCTACTACGGAGAAAAGCGACTCAGGAGCAAGCAGCAGTAGTGCCGTGGTCTCAGAATCTGCAATGGCGAAGACACCCTGCCCATCGCCATCTTCGCGGACAATGGTGGACTTCGTGTCCAGTTGCATCCCGTCTGAGAAATCGGACAGTAGCAACCAGTCAAGTGCGTCTACCTATGTGGAACCTACTCAACTTATGGGCTCTGTTACTAACATGCTGATCCTTTACCAGACAACCCCGCGATTTCTTCATCGACCATTCCCCTCAACTCTGACAACTCAGGCGCTCATAGTCACCCACTCAATGTACCTCTCGTCATAGGACTAATCATTGGTTCAATCGGCCTCGCAGGTACCTCCCTAGCAATTTGCCTGTGCTGGGATCGTCGTCGTACTAGACCCAACAAGATATACGATGATGCTTCTTACGCAAGTAGCCCCAGGAGTAGGCAATTCATTCAAATAAGAAGACATAGCCCAGGCAGTCCAGAGTTGATGGAtaagatgaagaatgaaaaaGGCACAAAAGGTCATAAGGAGGTGGAAAACCTGGGAGCCCAAGAGGACACTTTGTCCGCAGTGAGGGCTTTCGGTTTAGGGGTTGGAGCGGTTGGGAGAGGTTTTTCTAGTATATCTAGTAGGATCAGGGGTTCCCACTGGGATCCGCGGCCCTACTCAGAAATAACCGATGACTCGCTAAATGATGCGCAAGACACGCCCCATCCTCCCACTTCCGCCCGCCGGATGGGGAAAGGCATCCGCCTACTTGCCACGTCCCTCAAACGTGACAAATCAGTATATTATTCTCCTTCCAATACTGTCCATGTCACAAGTGTAGCACAAGATAATCGCATCAACATGTTTAGTGACGAAGATTCAATGAGGTCTGAACAGCATCTTCGCGACCTAGGATATTCCCAAGGACTTTCTGACACGGAGTCCGGCGTCTTGAGAAGCAACACCGGAAAATGGTACTCATCAAACGGCAATAATGCtcttgaggagaaggaagccGGTGCTCCATTACCTGTCCTCTCTAAGACAGAGACTGTTCCGGTACCTCGAAACTCTTTAaccaaggccaagaagtATGGGTCCAACTGCTCTCATTATGGGTCCTTACAATACCGACTCCCGAACTTCATGCCTTATGAACCGCTTGAATTTCCAGAGGTCAGCAATGCCTTTCTCATACCGAGATACGGTTCGTTAAGGTCGAATCCCCATTCTGTGCACATCCGTGGATCCCTCAATTCTCACAACCTTGATGACAAGACAGACTGTTTCGGTCAGGACCCTCAAGTTGGTACGGAAAATCAGCCATCCCCAACGACTCATCCCCCCCTTCACCGCAACGGCTCGATCTTTAAGCGCATGGCCGAAGCAAGTACATCCCTTCTCTTGGGCCGACGATCAAGTCAAGTGAATGGGCATTTGCCTGTGAATCAACTGGAAATCCGCGATCCTGCCCCACAACCAACTCTCTGGCCTGTCCTCTCTCAAGATCATCTTTGCCCACTGGCAATTGCAGCCCCGTCCTCGGTTGCGCATGGAAATAAACAGCATCCGCCGGTGTGCTGGATGGACGGAGTTTCTCAAGGGCCACCATCAAATGACTCTCATGGCTCTAACCTTTCCAGTCTTACATCTTTCAGGTCGATAAGGGACAAGATCATTGttcagaaagaagaaacacCGGAGCGCATTGAGACGTTTGGCATCATTGAGAAGAGCGATCCTGGCGGGCCTCGTGAGCCGCAAGTAGCAGGTCTGAAACACCTAGAGCGAAGGGAATCCAATGGAACCATATGCACGTCAAAGAAGGATCACGACGAAAGAGACTGCTTTGCTAGTAAGCAAGAGGTGTCGCGTGAAGGGTGTGAGGCAACGGTTTTGATGGACAGCCTTGCTTTCGAGCGCAGGGCCTTGGATTTGTCGTTAAATGCCATTGTAAATCCAGACAAGGATATGGATTCGCTCGCCATCCTCAATACGGCTAATCCATTGGACTCTAAACCAGTTACAGAATTAGAATGCGGGTTGTCGAACTCACTTTCCCAGAGCTCTAGCAAGAATTCAAATATGAAGGAAGCTACCCCTGGTACGACCCGAACGGACCCGTTTATCTCCTCCCATTTCCCAAGTGAAATAAAGCCTCCTCAAAAGTATGTGTCGCCCGTAAGGGCTGGATCGTCACCTGATTCCTGCACCACATCTGTAGCAAGGCCGGGCCGACGACCTGTGCGAGAAGTTGTCAATTCTATCAATAAAAGAGGAGGCAATGCGCCTATGGGATTTTTCGCACCTAAGAGCTTTTATTCTCCTGCACTTGGACATTCACCTGGCGGAACGAAAGTGTATTCCGGACCTATCGATAAGAGTGCTAGGTCGTCTGAAGATGCCGGTCACTCAGATATGTGCACTACTTTTGTAGGCTCTGAAAGCGAGAATATTTCACAGAGTATGTGTCTTCCGCCTGCGTCCGAGGGATCACTTGCATCCCGTGACCCTGCCGTTATCCCAAAGCACAGAGAAACATCCCCAGGGAAGGTCAGAACGAAGACAATGTGGGAAATGatcaaaagagaaggaacaTTGAGAATCGCGAACCCAAGTGCGGCCAGGGTGCCCGAATCCAAGTAACCAATTTCGGACCTTAAAATGCGTGATGGTGTTACTTGAAAATGAAGGGATGATAATGACGAACATGTCTTGGTTGATTTATAGTGTGCTTACAGCTAGCCGTCGAATTTGAAACCAAGACGGACGCAGAGTTGAtatatctcttcttgttgaaCAACGGTGATGCACTTGCGTATTTTCATCTGCAAAGTGTTAGAATCTCGGTAGCCTAGCCTATAGTTCTGCAACAATAGTTCAAGGTGGGAGAATGATGTTGCCTGGACCATAAGCAGGTTGGGAATGAAACTGAAGGGACGGATGAAAGAACGAACTACGTACGGACCGACCATCCGTCGCACCTCTTAtcagaaaaggaaaacgTCGCAGTTTACGTAAATGCAGTATGTATGCAAGGACATCGTCCTCAGGGTTCATCTTCGACATATCCCTCGACACCGACGGGCGCTCGACTGTGTGTACGAGTTCAGCCACTTCAGTTATTTTCT
Coding sequences within:
- a CDS encoding 60S ribosomal protein L18-A produces the protein MGIDIRRHHVKKGNRSAPKSEDPYLLLLVKLYRFLARRTDSKFNRVILKRLFMSKINRPPISLSRIVKETKNSNPDNSKTVVVVGTILDDERLPEVPKLSIAALRFSTAARERITAAGGEALTLDQLALRAPTGSNTVLLRGKRNVREAVQHFGGPLKGGKPYVASKGRKFEMARGRRKSRGFKIKSTHK